One genomic segment of Diceros bicornis minor isolate mBicDic1 chromosome 25, mDicBic1.mat.cur, whole genome shotgun sequence includes these proteins:
- the IL2RB gene encoding interleukin-2 receptor subunit beta yields the protein MAAPALSWCLSLVILLLPLAIPRVSTVVNDASKLSCFYNSKANISCVWSRDDGLQATSCSIHAKSDKRTWSKSCELLPVRPATWACNLILGPPDSQKLTSADTVNMSVLCLEGEKWRMALTQDFKPFENLRLMAPDSFHIIHLGTHRCNVTWSVSQSSHYIEKYLQFEARTRSPGHSWEEATLLTLKQNQQWICLETLAPDTSYELQVRVRPQLDNPKAWRLWSPWSQPLAFRTRPAAPGKENLPVIRWGHISVGLSGGFGFIILVYLLVNCRYIGQWLKKVLKCHIPDPSEFFSQLSSEHGGDFQKWLSSPFPSSSFSSSGPAPEISRLEVLDRDAKATQLLLLQQEQAPSPAAETSGHSLASCFTNQGYFFFHLPDALEIEACQVYFTYDPCAEELDEGGPLPALPPLPGEDDAYCTFPPGEDLLLFSPSLLGGPSPPNTALGRSRASEERPPPALQEGAPADWAPQPPAPLKAEDPDLVDFQSPPEQPLGEAGEEVPAPSPGEGASFPWASPPGQGQVRAPASRLTLNVDAYLSLQELQNQDPAHSV from the exons ATGGCGGCTCCTGCTCTGTCCTGGTGTCTGTCCCTCGTCATCCTCCTTCTGCCCCTGGCCATCCCTCGGGTGTCCACAGTGGTGAACG ACGCCTCCAAGCTCTCGTGCTTCTACAACTCGAAAGCCAACATCTCCTGCGTCTGGAGCCGGGATGATGGCCTGCAGGCCACGTCCTGCAGCATCCACGCCAAGTCGGATAAACG GACATGGAGCAAatcctgtgagctgctcccagtGAGGCCggcaacctgggcttgtaacctgATCCTCGGACCCCCAGAT TCCCAGAAGCTGACCTCGGCTGACACCGTCAACATGAGCGTGCTGTGCCTCGAGGGGGAGAAGTGGAGGATGGCGCTGACCCAGGACTTCAAGCCCTTCGAGAACC TTCGCCTGATGGCCCCCGACTCCTTCCACATCATCCACCTAGGGACCCACAGATGCAACGTGACCTGGAGCGTCTCCCAGTCTTCCCACTACATTGAAAAATACCTGCAGTTTGAGGCCCGGACAAGGTCCCCGGGCCACAGCTGGGAG GAGGCCACCCTGCTGACCCTCAAGCAGAACCAGCAGTGGATCTGCCTGGAGACGCTCGCTCCAGACACCTCGTATGAGCTTCAGGTGCGGGTCAGGCCCCAGCTGGACAACCCTAAGGCTTGGCGCCTCTGgagcccctggagccagcccctggCCTTCAGGACGAGGCCCGCAG CCCCGGGGAAGGAGAACTTGCCTGTTATTCGGTGGGGCCACATCTCAGTGGGCCTCAGTGGCGGCTTTGGCTTCATCATCTTGGTCTACCTGCTGGTCAACTGCCGGTACATCGGGCAGTG GCTGAAGAAGGTTCTGAAGTGTCACATCCCAGACCCCTCCGAGTTCTTTTCCCAGCTGAGCTCCGAGCATGGAGGAGATTTCCAG AAGTGGCTCTCCTCGCCCTTCCCCTCGTCCTCCTTCAGCTCCAGCGGCCCGGCGCCGGAGATCTCCCGGCTGGAGGTGCTGGACAGGGacgccaaggccacacagctgctcCTGCTGCAGCAGGAGCAGGCGCCCTCGCCCGCGGCCGAGACCAGCGGCCACTCGCTGGCCAGCTGCTTCACCAACCAGGGCTACTTCTTCTTCCACCTCCCGGATGCCCTGGAGATCGAGGCCTGCCAGGTCTACTTCACCTACGACCCCTGCGCAGAGGAGCTCGACGAGGGGgggcccctcccagccctgccgcCTCTGCCGGGCGAGGACGATGCCTACTGCACCTTCCCCCCCGGGGAGGACCTGCTGCTCTTCTCGCCCAGTCTCCTGGGTGGCCCAAGCCCCCCGAACACTGCCTTAGGGCGCAGCAGGGCCAGTGAAGAGAGGCCGCCCCCCGCCCTGCAGGAGGGAGCCCCTGCAGACTGGGCCCCGCAGCCCCCAGCGCCTCTGAAGGCAGAGGACCCCGACCTGGTGGATTTCCAGTCACCCCCCGAGCAGCcgctgggagaggcaggagaggaggtccctgcccccagccctggggAGGGGGCCAGCTTCCCCTGGGCCAGCCCTCCCGGGCAAGGCCAGGTCAGGGCCCCCGCCTCCCGCCTGACCCTGAACGTGGATGCCTACCTGTCCCTCCAAGAGCTCCAGAATCAGGACCCAGCTCACTCGGTGTAG